A single Cellulomonas sp. SLBN-39 DNA region contains:
- a CDS encoding zinc-dependent alcohol dehydrogenase family protein → MRATLLHGPGDVRVEQVPDPQVRRAHDAVVRVVATCVCGSDLWPYRGARPVPEPRRIGHELVGVVEEVGADVRTVRPGDFVVAPFSLCDGTCVHCRNGVHTSCENVAWWGSPDQDGEPVDAAQGEYVRVPMADGTLVVTPEHPDEALLPHVLTLTDVMGTGHHAARSAGVGPGSTVAVVGDGAVGLCAVIAARRLGAERVVAMSRHAARQELARGFGATDVVAERGDEGAAHVRDLFDGVGPDAVLECVGTKESMAQALATVRPGGRIGFVGVPAGGPELPVRQLFDTNVTVGGGIAPVRGYIPELMADVWSGAIRPGLVFDGTFALDDIADAYAAMDARTVTKALVRP, encoded by the coding sequence GTGCGCGCAACCCTCCTCCACGGTCCCGGTGACGTCCGCGTCGAGCAGGTGCCCGACCCGCAGGTGCGCCGGGCGCACGACGCCGTGGTGCGCGTCGTCGCCACCTGCGTGTGCGGGTCGGACCTGTGGCCCTACCGCGGGGCGCGGCCGGTGCCCGAGCCGCGGCGCATCGGGCACGAGCTCGTCGGCGTGGTCGAGGAGGTCGGCGCCGACGTGCGGACGGTGCGGCCCGGTGACTTCGTCGTGGCGCCGTTCTCGCTGTGCGACGGCACGTGCGTGCACTGCCGCAACGGCGTGCACACCTCGTGCGAGAACGTCGCGTGGTGGGGGTCGCCGGACCAGGACGGCGAGCCCGTCGACGCCGCGCAGGGCGAGTACGTGCGCGTGCCGATGGCCGACGGCACGCTCGTCGTGACCCCGGAGCACCCCGACGAGGCGCTGCTGCCGCACGTGCTGACGCTGACGGACGTCATGGGCACCGGGCACCACGCGGCGCGGTCGGCCGGTGTGGGACCGGGCTCGACCGTGGCGGTGGTGGGCGACGGTGCCGTGGGGCTGTGCGCCGTGATCGCCGCGCGCCGGCTCGGAGCCGAGCGGGTCGTGGCCATGTCCCGGCACGCGGCCCGGCAGGAGCTCGCGCGCGGGTTCGGTGCGACGGACGTCGTCGCCGAGCGTGGTGACGAGGGGGCGGCGCACGTGCGCGACCTGTTCGACGGCGTCGGGCCGGACGCGGTGCTCGAGTGCGTCGGGACCAAGGAGTCGATGGCGCAGGCCCTGGCCACCGTGCGGCCGGGCGGGCGGATCGGCTTCGTCGGGGTGCCCGCGGGCGGGCCCGAGCTGCCGGTGCGGCAGCTCTTCGACACCAACGTCACCGTCGGCGGCGGGATCGCACCCGTGCGCGGCTACATCCCCGAGCTCATGGCCGACGTGTGGTCCGGGGCGATCCGGCCCGGGCTGGTGTTCGACGGCACCTTCGCGCTCGACGACATCGCCGACGCCTACGCCGCGATGGACGCCCGGACCGTGACCAAGGCCCTCGTGCGGCCGTGA
- a CDS encoding Nif3-like dinuclear metal center hexameric protein, with the protein MSTIATVRDVVAALDRRYPPGTAEPWDRVGLAVGDPDAPVRRVLLAVDPVAAVVDEALGWGADLLLTHHPLLLRGVHSVAATTAKGALVHRLVRGGCALHTAHTNADAAVDGVAHALADAIGVHGTVPLVPAGVPALDKHVVLVPSEHADALVDALSAAGAGALGAYARCAWTTVGEGTFLPLDGATPAVGVVGEVARVRETRIEMVAPRRSRSQVVAAVRAAHPYEEPAFDVLELASLPGQTGLGRVGTLDRPLPLADFAEAVARALPATVQGVRYAGDPAMPVHRVAVLGGSGDSLFDAVRAADVDAYVTADLRHHPASEQQEQALFEAKGAAPRPALVDLAHSASEWPWLARAADALRADLAAAGTTVETRVSTLRTDPWTGRVPQPARTQPEGTP; encoded by the coding sequence GTGAGCACCATCGCGACCGTCCGCGACGTCGTCGCCGCCCTCGACCGGCGGTACCCGCCCGGGACCGCCGAGCCCTGGGACCGGGTCGGCCTCGCGGTCGGGGACCCCGACGCCCCCGTGCGCCGGGTGCTGCTCGCCGTCGACCCCGTCGCCGCCGTCGTCGACGAGGCGCTCGGCTGGGGTGCCGACCTGCTGCTGACGCACCACCCGCTGCTGCTGCGCGGCGTGCACTCCGTCGCCGCGACGACCGCCAAGGGCGCGCTCGTGCACCGCCTGGTGCGGGGCGGGTGCGCGCTGCACACCGCGCACACCAACGCCGACGCGGCCGTCGACGGCGTCGCCCACGCACTCGCCGACGCCATCGGCGTGCACGGCACCGTCCCGCTCGTGCCCGCGGGCGTGCCGGCGCTCGACAAGCACGTGGTCCTGGTGCCGAGCGAGCACGCCGACGCGCTCGTCGACGCGCTGTCCGCGGCCGGTGCCGGCGCGCTCGGCGCGTACGCGCGGTGCGCGTGGACCACCGTGGGGGAGGGCACGTTCCTGCCGCTCGACGGCGCCACGCCCGCGGTAGGCGTTGTCGGCGAGGTCGCCCGGGTGCGCGAGACCCGCATCGAGATGGTGGCCCCGCGCCGGTCGCGGTCGCAGGTCGTGGCCGCCGTGCGGGCGGCGCACCCGTACGAGGAGCCCGCCTTCGACGTCCTGGAGCTGGCGTCCCTGCCCGGGCAGACGGGGCTCGGGCGCGTCGGCACGCTGGACCGGCCCCTGCCGCTGGCGGACTTCGCCGAAGCCGTGGCCCGCGCCCTGCCCGCCACCGTGCAGGGCGTGCGCTACGCGGGAGACCCCGCGATGCCGGTCCACCGGGTCGCCGTGCTCGGCGGGTCCGGGGACTCGCTGTTCGACGCCGTCCGCGCGGCCGACGTCGACGCCTACGTCACCGCGGACCTGCGCCACCACCCGGCGTCCGAGCAGCAGGAGCAGGCGCTGTTCGAGGCGAAGGGGGCCGCCCCCCGGCCCGCGCTCGTCGACCTCGCGCACTCGGCGTCGGAGTGGCCGTGGCTCGCCCGCGCGGCCGACGCGCTGCGCGCCGACCTGGCCGCCGCGGGCACTACGGTGGAGACCCGCGTGAGCACGCTGCGCACCGACCCCTGGACGGGCCGTGTGCCGCAGCCCGCCCGCACCCAGCCGGAAGGAACCCCGTGA
- a CDS encoding zinc ribbon domain-containing protein yields the protein MTSAPVADQRRLLEVQDLDTRLDQLAHRRRTLPALARLTELDAQVGDLYTALVTSRTAASDLRRELTKAEADVAQVRTRAARDQQRLDQGQVSAKDAQALTSELESLARRQSDLEDVELEVMERLEAHESTLAELETAHAALASDRAAVVAERDAGWAEVDAEADRVRAAREKAVAGLDERLVALYERLRGQLGGRGAAPLRGNRCDGCRLELNPLDLEAIRARPEDAVVRCEECGRILVRLPANA from the coding sequence GTGACGAGCGCCCCCGTCGCCGACCAGCGTCGCCTGCTCGAGGTCCAGGACCTCGACACCCGCCTCGACCAGCTCGCCCACCGCCGTCGCACGCTGCCCGCGCTCGCGCGGCTGACCGAGCTCGACGCGCAGGTCGGCGACCTGTACACCGCCCTCGTGACGTCGCGGACCGCGGCCTCGGACCTGCGGCGCGAGCTCACCAAGGCCGAGGCCGACGTCGCCCAGGTCCGCACCCGTGCCGCGCGCGACCAGCAGCGGCTCGACCAGGGCCAGGTCTCCGCGAAGGACGCGCAGGCGCTGACCAGCGAGCTCGAGAGCCTGGCGCGCCGCCAGTCCGACCTCGAGGACGTCGAGCTCGAGGTCATGGAGCGGCTCGAGGCCCACGAGTCCACGCTCGCCGAGCTGGAGACGGCCCACGCGGCGCTCGCGTCGGACCGGGCAGCCGTCGTCGCCGAGCGCGACGCCGGCTGGGCCGAGGTCGACGCCGAGGCCGACCGCGTCCGGGCTGCGCGCGAGAAGGCCGTCGCCGGCCTCGACGAGCGTCTCGTCGCGCTGTACGAGCGCCTGCGCGGGCAGCTCGGCGGCCGGGGCGCCGCCCCGCTGCGCGGCAACCGCTGCGACGGCTGCCGCCTCGAGCTCAACCCGCTGGACCTCGAGGCCATCCGTGCGCGTCCCGAGGACGCGGTCGTGCGCTGCGAGGAGTGCGGGCGGATCCTCGTGCGGCTGCCCGCCAACGCATGA
- a CDS encoding histidine phosphatase family protein, producing MRFDEERPVTVVLVRHGQTAMTVSRGYSGSSEPGPPLDATGRAQAASAAELVDRVGRDLWGDVPYPGEVVASPMVRTQETAGVVAARLGLPVRTDAAFREADFGAWQGLTSDEIEQHWPGTLEPWHVDGHVRPPGGESVADVGERLRAALDGLRGGGERTVVVVSHAVAIRAALGVTLGSAPGTWSQLRVAPASVSIVRLYTDRRDEVAVAGAPSEGWGPAAR from the coding sequence GTGCGGTTCGACGAGGAGCGGCCCGTCACGGTCGTCCTCGTCCGCCACGGGCAGACCGCGATGACGGTCTCGCGCGGCTACTCGGGCTCCTCCGAGCCGGGCCCGCCGCTGGACGCGACCGGTCGGGCGCAGGCGGCGTCCGCGGCGGAGCTCGTCGACCGTGTCGGCCGCGACCTGTGGGGCGACGTGCCCTACCCGGGGGAGGTCGTCGCCTCGCCGATGGTCCGGACGCAGGAGACCGCGGGCGTCGTCGCCGCGCGGCTCGGCCTGCCCGTGCGCACCGACGCCGCGTTCCGCGAGGCCGACTTCGGCGCCTGGCAGGGGCTGACCTCCGACGAGATCGAGCAGCACTGGCCCGGCACGCTCGAGCCGTGGCACGTCGACGGGCACGTGCGCCCGCCCGGCGGGGAGTCCGTCGCGGACGTGGGGGAGCGGTTGCGTGCCGCCCTCGACGGGCTGCGCGGCGGCGGCGAGCGGACCGTCGTGGTGGTCTCCCACGCGGTCGCGATCCGCGCCGCCCTCGGCGTGACGCTCGGGTCCGCCCCCGGCACGTGGAGCCAGCTGCGCGTCGCGCCGGCGTCGGTCAGCATCGTGCGGCTGTACACCGACCGGCGCGACGAGGTCGCCGTCGCCGGTGCGCCGAGCGAGGGCTGGGGTCCCGCAGCCCGCTGA
- a CDS encoding YaaA family protein gives MLVLLPPSEGKTPAPVGAPPVDLGALAHPGLTPWREKVLDALVAVGAQDDACAVLGVSPGLAAEVARNTGLRDAPAARASRVYTGVLYGAAGLDDLTPAARARAVRSVRVVSALWGVLTVDDVVPAYRLSMGTDLPGVGPLAAAWRGPLAEALAGEGEDLVVDCRSAAYRAAWTPPAGATWVDVRVLREVDGRRSVVSHHAKHTRGVLTRHLVTRRGNAPRDAEDLAHAASALVGTALTAVELAGPPRRGARTLSLVVA, from the coding sequence GTGCTCGTGCTGCTGCCGCCCTCGGAGGGCAAGACGCCCGCGCCCGTCGGCGCCCCGCCGGTCGACCTCGGCGCGCTCGCGCACCCCGGGCTCACGCCGTGGCGGGAGAAGGTGCTCGACGCGCTCGTCGCGGTCGGCGCCCAGGACGACGCGTGCGCGGTGCTGGGTGTCTCGCCAGGGCTGGCCGCCGAGGTCGCCCGCAACACGGGCCTGCGCGACGCCCCGGCCGCGCGGGCGTCCCGGGTGTACACCGGGGTGCTGTACGGCGCGGCGGGCCTGGACGACCTGACGCCGGCGGCGCGGGCACGCGCGGTGCGGTCCGTCCGGGTCGTCAGCGCGCTGTGGGGCGTCCTGACGGTGGACGACGTGGTGCCCGCGTACCGGTTGTCGATGGGCACCGACCTCCCGGGCGTGGGGCCGCTCGCCGCCGCGTGGCGTGGCCCGCTCGCCGAGGCGCTGGCCGGGGAGGGCGAGGACCTGGTGGTCGACTGCCGCTCGGCGGCCTACCGGGCCGCGTGGACCCCGCCCGCGGGCGCGACGTGGGTGGACGTGCGGGTGCTGCGCGAGGTCGACGGGCGCCGGTCGGTGGTCTCGCACCACGCCAAGCACACGCGCGGCGTGCTGACCCGGCACCTGGTGACCCGCCGCGGCAACGCCCCGCGGGACGCGGAGGACCTGGCGCACGCCGCGAGCGCACTCGTCGGGACGGCGCTGACGGCGGTCGAGCTGGCGGGCCCGCCGCGGCGCGGGGCGCGCACGCTCTCCCTCGTCGTGGCCTGA
- a CDS encoding tautomerase family protein, which produces MAHVKVYGRRSAWGHRRAEVSDALHAALVDAWGIPSTKRFHRFLLLDDEDLVAPRGHDYLVVEVVAFTGRSPAAVRALLAAMTDDVAPALGLAPDDLEVVVLESPPTHWAIRGTTGDALQLDYRVDV; this is translated from the coding sequence GTGGCTCACGTGAAGGTGTACGGCCGCCGCTCGGCCTGGGGCCACCGGCGGGCCGAGGTCTCCGACGCCCTGCACGCGGCCCTCGTCGACGCCTGGGGCATCCCGTCGACCAAGCGGTTCCACCGGTTCCTGCTGCTCGACGACGAGGACCTGGTCGCACCGCGCGGGCACGACTACCTCGTCGTCGAGGTCGTCGCCTTCACCGGGCGCAGCCCCGCCGCCGTGCGGGCCCTGCTCGCGGCCATGACCGACGACGTCGCCCCGGCGCTCGGCCTGGCGCCCGACGACCTGGAGGTCGTCGTGCTGGAGAGCCCGCCCACGCACTGGGCGATCCGCGGCACCACCGGCGACGCTCTCCAGCTGGACTACCGCGTCGACGTCTGA
- a CDS encoding VOC family protein, which produces MHLIVSQLSIDAADPTALARWWSRVLGWTVTDEEGDGEEVELAPADGSATGWLFVRVPDERRVKNRLHPDLRPPDGSDQATELARLLELGATPVDVGQQDVTWHVLADPEGNEFCLLRSTPADLARAQAG; this is translated from the coding sequence ATGCACCTGATCGTCTCGCAGCTGTCGATCGACGCCGCCGACCCGACCGCCCTGGCGCGCTGGTGGTCGCGGGTCCTCGGGTGGACGGTCACGGACGAGGAGGGCGACGGCGAGGAGGTCGAGCTCGCGCCCGCCGACGGCTCCGCGACGGGGTGGCTCTTCGTGCGCGTCCCCGACGAACGCCGCGTGAAGAACCGCCTGCACCCGGACCTGCGCCCGCCCGACGGCTCGGACCAGGCGACCGAGCTCGCCCGGCTGCTCGAGCTCGGTGCGACACCCGTGGACGTGGGCCAGCAGGACGTGACCTGGCACGTGCTGGCCGACCCCGAGGGCAACGAGTTCTGCCTCCTGCGCAGCACGCCCGCCGACCTCGCCCGGGCGCAGGCGGGCTGA
- a CDS encoding acyl-CoA desaturase, with translation MTLAPTPTRPRPRQEAATGSYHELAAAVREAGLLERTPRFYVGLLTGLGVALAALLTALVVIGPSWWQLLVAAALGVVLTQVAFVSHEASHRQVLRTGPANDRLGRVLANAVVGISHSWWTTKHNRHHANPNRRGKDPDIERDTISFLPEDAAQQSGFMGALTRRQGWLFFPLLTLEGLNLHVVSIRSALASAPSRARTTELVLMAVRLVGYVALVVWQLPLGMAAAFLAVQLAVFGVYMGASFAPNHKGMAIIPAESRLDFLSKQVLTSRNISGGRWVTALMGGLDAQIEHHLFPSMPRPHLARARELVREHCARVGMPYTQTTLVESYRRVVEYLNEVGLQARDPFDCPMVARYRA, from the coding sequence GTGACGCTCGCCCCTACCCCGACGCGACCGCGCCCCCGTCAGGAGGCCGCGACCGGCAGCTACCACGAGCTGGCTGCCGCCGTCCGGGAGGCGGGCCTCCTCGAGCGCACGCCGCGGTTCTACGTGGGCCTGCTCACGGGTCTGGGCGTCGCCCTCGCCGCGCTCCTCACCGCGCTCGTCGTCATCGGCCCGTCGTGGTGGCAGCTGCTCGTCGCCGCCGCGCTCGGCGTCGTGCTCACACAGGTCGCGTTCGTCTCGCACGAGGCGTCCCACCGCCAGGTCCTGCGCACCGGACCGGCCAACGACAGGCTCGGGCGGGTCCTGGCCAACGCGGTCGTCGGGATCAGCCACAGCTGGTGGACGACCAAGCACAACCGCCACCACGCGAACCCGAACCGCCGCGGCAAGGACCCGGACATCGAGCGGGACACGATCTCGTTCCTGCCCGAGGACGCCGCGCAGCAGAGCGGCTTCATGGGCGCCCTCACCCGCCGCCAGGGGTGGCTGTTCTTCCCCCTCCTGACGCTCGAGGGCCTCAACCTGCACGTGGTGTCGATCCGCTCGGCGCTCGCGTCCGCCCCCAGCCGCGCCCGCACCACCGAGCTGGTGCTCATGGCCGTCCGCCTCGTCGGGTACGTCGCCCTGGTCGTGTGGCAGCTCCCGCTCGGCATGGCCGCCGCGTTCCTCGCCGTGCAGCTCGCGGTGTTCGGCGTGTACATGGGCGCGTCCTTCGCCCCGAACCACAAGGGCATGGCGATCATCCCGGCCGAGAGCCGGCTGGACTTCCTGTCCAAGCAGGTGCTGACGTCGCGCAACATCTCCGGCGGCCGCTGGGTGACCGCGCTCATGGGCGGGCTCGACGCGCAGATCGAGCACCACCTGTTCCCCTCGATGCCCCGCCCGCACCTGGCCCGTGCCCGTGAGCTGGTCCGGGAGCACTGCGCGCGCGTCGGCATGCCGTACACGCAGACGACGCTGGTGGAGTCGTACCGCCGCGTCGTGGAGTACCTCAACGAGGTCGGCCTGCAGGCGCGCGACCCGTTCGACTGCCCGATGGTCGCGCGCTACCGCGCCTGA
- the ppgK gene encoding polyphosphate--glucose phosphotransferase, whose amino-acid sequence MTKHTKHDTAFGIDIGGSGIKGAPVDLRIGEFAADRLRIPTPQPATPAAVAQTVAEVVDSFDLDKHVPIGVTFPAVILHGVAQSAANVDKSWIGTDVEKAVGAATGRKVFAVNDADAAGYAEVEYGAAQDVDGVVLVVTLGTGIGTCLVVDGVLVPNTELGHLEIDGHDAETRASEAVRDREDLSWEQWAQRLQRYFTVVENLLWPDLIVVGGGVSKKHAEFLPLLDLRTPIVPARLRNAAGIVGAARLAADRAH is encoded by the coding sequence ATGACCAAGCACACCAAGCACGACACGGCGTTCGGCATCGACATCGGCGGGTCCGGCATCAAGGGCGCCCCCGTCGACCTGCGGATCGGGGAGTTCGCGGCCGACCGGCTGCGGATCCCGACCCCGCAGCCGGCGACGCCCGCGGCGGTCGCGCAGACCGTCGCCGAGGTCGTCGACTCCTTCGACCTCGACAAGCACGTGCCGATCGGCGTGACCTTCCCCGCGGTCATCCTGCACGGCGTGGCGCAGTCGGCCGCGAACGTCGACAAGAGCTGGATCGGGACGGACGTCGAGAAGGCCGTCGGCGCGGCGACGGGCCGCAAGGTGTTCGCCGTCAACGACGCCGACGCCGCCGGGTACGCCGAGGTCGAGTACGGCGCGGCGCAGGACGTCGACGGCGTCGTCCTCGTCGTCACGCTCGGCACCGGAATCGGCACCTGCCTCGTCGTCGACGGCGTGCTGGTGCCCAACACCGAGCTCGGCCACCTCGAGATCGACGGGCACGACGCCGAGACCCGCGCGTCGGAGGCCGTCCGCGACCGCGAGGACCTCAGCTGGGAGCAGTGGGCGCAGCGGCTGCAGCGGTACTTCACGGTCGTGGAGAACCTGCTGTGGCCCGACCTCATCGTCGTCGGCGGCGGCGTGAGCAAGAAGCACGCGGAGTTCCTGCCGCTGCTGGACCTGCGCACGCCGATCGTCCCCGCCCGCCTGCGGAACGCCGCGGGAATCGTCGGGGCGGCCCGCCTGGCCGCCGACCGCGCGCACTGA
- the map gene encoding type I methionyl aminopeptidase has protein sequence MSPVHASRAALSPGRVSPRRPVPAAIARPEYVDRPAPAPWRGSDVLDPETVGRVRVAARIAAQALEEVGRHVRPGVTTDELDAIGHDFLVAHGAYPSTLGYRGFPKSLCTSLNEVVCHGIPDSTVVEDGDIVNVDVTAYVDGVHGDNNATFLAGDVDEETRLLVERTREALERGIKAVRPGREINVVGRVIEKYAARFGYGVVRDFTGHGVGPAFHTGLVVPHYDAAPDHATVIEPGMVFTIEPMLNLGTADWEMWDDGWTVVTADRRRSAQFEHTLLVTDTGAEVLTLP, from the coding sequence ATGTCGCCGGTCCACGCGTCGCGCGCCGCCCTGTCCCCCGGGCGCGTCAGCCCTCGCCGTCCCGTCCCCGCCGCGATCGCGCGGCCCGAGTACGTCGACCGGCCCGCACCGGCGCCGTGGCGCGGGTCCGACGTGCTGGACCCCGAGACGGTCGGCCGTGTGCGGGTCGCCGCGCGGATCGCCGCCCAGGCCCTCGAGGAGGTCGGCCGCCACGTACGCCCCGGCGTCACGACGGACGAGCTCGACGCGATCGGGCACGACTTCCTCGTCGCGCACGGCGCGTACCCCTCGACGCTGGGCTACCGCGGCTTCCCCAAGTCGTTGTGCACGTCGCTCAACGAGGTCGTCTGCCACGGCATCCCCGACTCGACGGTCGTCGAGGACGGCGACATCGTGAACGTCGACGTCACCGCGTACGTCGACGGGGTCCACGGCGACAACAACGCCACGTTCCTCGCCGGGGACGTCGACGAGGAGACCCGTCTGCTGGTCGAGCGCACGCGCGAGGCCCTGGAGCGCGGGATCAAGGCCGTCCGGCCCGGGCGCGAGATCAACGTGGTCGGCCGGGTCATCGAGAAGTACGCCGCCCGGTTCGGCTACGGCGTGGTGCGCGACTTCACCGGGCACGGCGTCGGCCCCGCGTTCCACACCGGGCTGGTCGTGCCGCACTACGACGCTGCCCCCGACCACGCCACGGTCATCGAGCCCGGCATGGTCTTCACCATCGAGCCCATGCTCAACCTCGGCACGGCGGACTGGGAGATGTGGGACGACGGCTGGACCGTCGTCACCGCCGACCGGCGCCGCAGCGCCCAGTTCGAGCACACCCTGCTCGTCACCGACACCGGCGCGGAGGTCCTGACGCTCCCATGA
- a CDS encoding SPOR domain-containing protein, which yields MAEEYWFNTRTHEVEAGRRSDWSQVMGPYATREEAERALETARRRTERWDAQDAADD from the coding sequence GTGGCCGAGGAGTACTGGTTCAACACCCGCACGCACGAGGTCGAGGCCGGCCGGCGCAGCGACTGGAGCCAGGTGATGGGCCCCTACGCGACGCGGGAGGAGGCCGAGCGGGCGCTGGAGACCGCGCGCCGGCGCACCGAGCGCTGGGACGCGCAGGACGCCGCCGACGACTGA
- the panB gene encoding 3-methyl-2-oxobutanoate hydroxymethyltransferase, with product MTEPTPRPTRVRVHHLQAAKDRGEKLTMLTAYDAVTARIFDDAGVDMLLVGDSVGNTMLGFDTTLPVTLDHLVVAARAVAGAARRAFVVADLPFGSYEAGPEQALASGVRMMKEAGVSAVKIEGGVRVAAQIRALTDAGIPVVAHLGYTPQSEHLLGGPRVQGRGDAADVLQQDAVAVVEAGAVAVVLEMVPAPLAARVTEVVRVPTIGIGAGEGCDGQVLVWVDMAGMTDWSPRFAKRFGEVGAALSSAARAYVDEVRAGTFPDAEHRFDA from the coding sequence ATGACCGAGCCGACCCCCCGCCCGACGCGCGTGCGCGTGCACCACCTGCAGGCGGCCAAGGACCGCGGCGAGAAGCTGACGATGCTCACCGCGTACGACGCGGTGACGGCGCGCATCTTCGACGACGCGGGCGTCGACATGCTGCTGGTGGGCGACTCGGTGGGCAACACGATGCTCGGGTTCGACACGACCCTGCCGGTCACGCTGGACCACCTCGTCGTGGCCGCCCGGGCGGTGGCGGGGGCCGCACGGCGGGCCTTCGTCGTCGCGGACCTGCCGTTCGGCAGCTACGAGGCGGGCCCCGAGCAGGCCCTCGCGTCGGGCGTGCGGATGATGAAGGAGGCCGGGGTCTCGGCCGTGAAGATCGAGGGCGGCGTGCGCGTGGCCGCGCAGATCCGTGCGCTGACCGACGCGGGCATCCCCGTCGTGGCGCACCTGGGCTACACGCCGCAGTCCGAGCACCTGCTCGGCGGACCCCGGGTGCAGGGGCGCGGCGACGCCGCCGACGTCCTGCAGCAGGACGCGGTCGCCGTCGTCGAGGCGGGCGCCGTGGCCGTGGTCCTGGAGATGGTGCCCGCCCCGCTCGCGGCCCGCGTGACCGAGGTCGTGCGGGTGCCGACCATCGGGATCGGCGCCGGCGAGGGCTGCGACGGCCAGGTGCTCGTGTGGGTCGACATGGCGGGCATGACCGACTGGTCGCCGCGCTTCGCCAAGCGCTTCGGCGAGGTCGGCGCCGCGCTGTCGTCCGCGGCGCGCGCGTACGTCGACGAGGTCCGCGCCGGCACCTTCCCCGACGCCGAGCACCGCTTCGACGCCTGA
- a CDS encoding glutamine synthetase family protein, with translation MDRQQEFVLRTVEERDIRFIRLWFTDVLGMLKSVAVAPAELESAFAEGIGFDGSAIEGLTRVYEADMIAKPDPSTFQVLPWRGERHGTARMFCDLLTPDGEPSLADSRYVLKRALHRASDRGFTFYTHPEVEFYLFDAPADPERPLVPVDQGGYFDHVPRGTAHDFRRAAITMLESMGISVEFSHHEAGPGQNEIDLRYADALTTADNIMTFRTVVKEVALEQGVFASFMPKPLADQPGSGMHTHVSLFEGDRNAFYEAGAEYQLSKVGRHFIAGLLRHAAEITAVTNQFVNSYKRLWGGSEAPSFICWGHNNRSALVRVPMYKPGKGNSSRIEYRGVDSATNPYLAFALMLAAGLKGVEEGYELPEGADDDVWELTDAERRALGIEPLPTSLEAAITVMERSELVAETLGEHVFDYFLRNKRQEWEEYRAQVTPYELRRFLPLV, from the coding sequence ATGGACAGGCAGCAGGAGTTCGTCCTCCGCACCGTCGAGGAGCGGGACATCCGCTTCATCCGTCTGTGGTTCACGGACGTGCTGGGGATGCTCAAGTCGGTCGCCGTCGCGCCCGCCGAGCTCGAGTCGGCGTTCGCGGAGGGCATCGGCTTCGACGGCAGCGCGATCGAGGGCCTCACGCGGGTGTACGAGGCCGACATGATCGCCAAGCCCGACCCCTCGACGTTCCAGGTGCTCCCGTGGCGCGGCGAGCGGCACGGCACGGCGCGGATGTTCTGCGACCTCCTGACGCCCGACGGCGAGCCGTCGCTCGCGGACTCGCGGTACGTGCTCAAGCGCGCGCTGCACCGCGCCAGCGACCGGGGCTTCACCTTCTACACGCACCCCGAGGTCGAGTTCTACCTCTTCGACGCCCCGGCCGACCCCGAGCGCCCCCTGGTGCCGGTCGACCAGGGCGGGTACTTCGACCACGTGCCGCGCGGCACCGCGCACGACTTCCGGCGCGCGGCGATCACGATGCTCGAGTCCATGGGCATCTCGGTGGAGTTCTCCCACCACGAGGCCGGCCCGGGCCAGAACGAGATCGACCTGCGCTACGCCGACGCCCTGACGACCGCGGACAACATCATGACGTTCCGCACCGTCGTCAAGGAGGTCGCGCTCGAGCAGGGCGTGTTCGCCTCCTTCATGCCCAAGCCCCTGGCCGACCAGCCGGGCTCGGGCATGCACACGCACGTGTCGCTGTTCGAGGGCGACCGCAACGCGTTCTACGAGGCCGGCGCCGAGTACCAGCTGTCCAAGGTCGGGCGGCACTTCATCGCCGGCCTGCTGCGGCACGCCGCCGAGATCACCGCGGTCACCAACCAGTTCGTCAACTCCTACAAGCGGCTGTGGGGCGGGTCCGAGGCCCCCAGCTTCATCTGCTGGGGCCACAACAACCGGTCCGCGCTCGTGCGCGTGCCCATGTACAAGCCCGGCAAGGGCAACTCCAGCCGCATCGAGTACCGCGGCGTCGACTCCGCGACCAACCCCTACCTGGCGTTCGCGCTCATGCTCGCCGCCGGGCTCAAGGGCGTCGAGGAGGGCTACGAGCTGCCCGAGGGCGCCGACGACGACGTGTGGGAGCTCACCGACGCCGAGCGTCGTGCGCTCGGGATCGAGCCGCTGCCGACGTCGCTCGAGGCGGCGATCACGGTGATGGAGCGGTCCGAGCTCGTCGCCGAGACCCTCGGAGAGCACGTCTTCGACTACTTCCTGCGCAACAAGCGGCAGGAGTGGGAGGAGTACCGGGCTCAGGTCACGCCGTACGAGCTGCGGCGGTTCCTCCCCCTGGTGTGA